A genomic window from Montipora capricornis isolate CH-2021 chromosome 8, ASM3666992v2, whole genome shotgun sequence includes:
- the LOC138014610 gene encoding uncharacterized protein has product MCEYKMEEILALYLAKKDNVKEIVDFYGAKLVGTNAYICMEFMTGGTLEELIQRQRSELQTGTWPIIDEGTCFVFVGDILKGLAFLNGKGLVHGDIKGNNMLLVESLTHVKLADFGLARNIQEHDIVLGFQDVRKTGCLLIEMLNGERSSLLDGFDFGDDHPEEHIPSQARNETKELFKLLLDREPLLSASEILAELDSRAEHHG; this is encoded by the exons ATG TGTGAGTATAAAATGGAAGAAATTTTAGCCTTGTATCTGGCTAAAAAAGACAATGTCAAAGAGATTGTCGATTTCTACGGAGCAAAGCTTGTAGGTACAAACGCATACATATGTATGGAATTCATGACAg GAGGGACGTTGGAAGAACTCATTCAACGACAGAGAAGTGAATTGCAGACTGGCACATGGCCAATTATTGATGAGGGAACATGTTTTGTCTTTGTGGGTGATATACTCAAAGGCTTAGCATTCCTAAATGGCAAAGGGCTCGTGCATGGAGATATTAAAG GAAACAATATGCTCCTCGTCGAATCGCTCACCCACGTCAAGCTAGCGGATTTCGGATTGGCACGAAACATTCAG GAACATGACATTGTACTAGGCTTCCAAGATGTCAGGAAGACTGGTTGCCTCCTCATAGAGATGTTGAACGGCGAACGTTCGTCCCTTCTTGATGGTTTTGATTTT GGCGATGACCATCCTGAGGAACACATTCCTTCCCAAGCAAGGAATGAAACAAAGGAGCTCTTTAAGTTACTCCTTGATAGAGAACCCCTGCTTAGCGCATCAGAAATATTAGCGGAGCTCGATTCGCGCGCGGAAcaccatggttaa